In Microbacterium pumilum, the following proteins share a genomic window:
- a CDS encoding AI-2E family transporter, whose protein sequence is MTDASISPGAHGTDDLTPLAADPAAGTAAGPPSGGGLPAVVPAPGGAAVENGQDRPLWARLDHPFTVGLLLTLGGLVAILFGIALTNIATILVYIGLAAFAALGLDPVIKWLGKHNVKRGWAIAIIFLVFAVIGIGLLWLVVPTLITQVGQLISGIPDSIANFEKSDFYHWLEGIFGTGLTSLVDEVEKFITDPKNIAAISGGLLKVGAGIATAISGGLIVVVLTLYFVASLPGIKDSLMQFAPARRRPGVRAMTDQITDSVGGYLMGMVVLAFFNSVVATILHLVLRLPYPLLMGVLAFSITIIPLIGPVLYWIVATTLALFTSPISALIFAICYLIYIQIEAYVLTPKVMNRAIEIPGSLVVIGALIGGTLLGFIGALIAIPVTASILLIIKQVFFKKQDAKV, encoded by the coding sequence ATGACTGACGCGTCCATCTCGCCCGGCGCCCACGGGACAGACGATCTCACGCCGCTCGCCGCAGATCCGGCGGCGGGCACTGCCGCCGGACCGCCCAGCGGCGGCGGCCTCCCCGCCGTCGTGCCGGCGCCCGGCGGCGCCGCCGTCGAGAACGGACAGGACCGGCCGTTGTGGGCGCGCCTGGACCATCCCTTCACCGTCGGACTGCTGCTGACCCTTGGCGGACTGGTCGCGATCCTCTTCGGAATCGCGTTGACCAACATCGCCACGATCCTCGTCTACATCGGACTGGCTGCGTTCGCGGCCCTTGGCCTGGATCCGGTGATCAAATGGCTCGGCAAGCACAATGTGAAGCGCGGGTGGGCGATCGCGATCATCTTCCTCGTCTTCGCCGTCATCGGCATCGGCCTTCTCTGGCTCGTCGTGCCCACCCTGATCACCCAGGTCGGCCAGTTGATCAGCGGCATCCCTGATTCGATCGCCAACTTCGAGAAGTCCGACTTCTACCACTGGCTCGAGGGGATCTTCGGCACCGGACTCACGTCGCTCGTCGACGAGGTGGAGAAGTTCATCACCGACCCGAAGAACATCGCGGCGATCTCCGGAGGCCTGCTGAAGGTCGGCGCGGGCATCGCCACTGCCATCTCCGGCGGCCTGATCGTCGTCGTCCTGACGCTGTACTTCGTCGCGTCGCTCCCCGGCATCAAGGACTCGCTGATGCAGTTCGCGCCGGCACGCCGGCGCCCGGGTGTGCGCGCGATGACCGACCAGATCACCGACTCGGTCGGCGGATACCTCATGGGCATGGTCGTCCTGGCGTTCTTCAACTCCGTCGTGGCGACCATCCTGCACTTGGTTCTGCGCCTCCCCTACCCGCTGCTCATGGGCGTGCTCGCCTTCTCGATCACGATCATCCCGCTGATCGGACCCGTGCTGTACTGGATCGTCGCGACCACGCTGGCGCTGTTCACGAGCCCGATCTCAGCGCTGATCTTCGCCATCTGCTACCTGATCTACATCCAGATCGAGGCCTACGTGCTGACCCCGAAGGTCATGAACAGGGCCATCGAGATACCCGGTTCGCTCGTGGTGATCGGCGCACTCATCGGTGGCACGCTGCTCGGCTTCATCGGGGCTCTGATCGCCATCCCCGTGACGGCGTCGATCCTGCTGATCATCAAACAGGTGTTCTTCAAGAAGCAGGACGCGAAGGTCTGA
- a CDS encoding chorismate mutase codes for MTDASPSSGEDDPFETLLSFRATIDNIDAALVYLLAERFRATKQVGRLKAKHGMPPSDPAREEQQLERLRALAIDADLDPEFAQKWFTFVVAEVIRHHTEAADGV; via the coding sequence ATGACCGATGCATCACCGTCGTCCGGCGAGGACGATCCGTTCGAGACTCTGCTGAGCTTTCGCGCGACCATCGACAACATCGATGCCGCGCTGGTCTATCTCCTCGCCGAACGATTCCGCGCGACCAAGCAGGTGGGGCGGCTGAAGGCGAAGCATGGGATGCCGCCGTCCGATCCCGCACGCGAGGAACAGCAGCTCGAACGCCTGCGTGCGCTCGCCATCGACGCCGACCTCGATCCGGAATTCGCCCAGAAGTGGTTCACATTCGTGGTGGCCGAGGTCATCCGTCACCACACCGAGGCCGCCGACGGTGTCTGA
- a CDS encoding ABC transporter ATP-binding protein, whose amino-acid sequence MTGVIEVTNLTKRYRDALAVDRVSFTIEKDTIYGLLGRNGAGKTTVMSILTAQNFATSGEMRVFGQQPYENTKVLQRMCFVRESQKYPDDAKPSHALATARLFFPNWDQQLAERLVDDFQLPMKRRIKKLSRGQLSAVGVIIGLASRAEITFFDEPYLGLDAVARQIFYDRLLEDYTEHPRTVILSSHLIDEVANLIEKVLVIDRGRIIMDEDTDAVRDRAANIVGDAAAVDAFVAGREVIHRESLGRVASVTVLGALTAADHERLAAAGLEVAPVSLQQLIVRTTQHAAAAGVDDHDQATAIDEGALS is encoded by the coding sequence ATGACCGGCGTGATCGAGGTGACCAACCTCACCAAGCGCTATCGCGACGCACTCGCGGTCGATCGCGTGAGCTTCACGATCGAGAAGGACACGATCTACGGGCTGCTCGGCCGCAACGGCGCCGGAAAGACGACCGTGATGTCGATACTCACCGCGCAGAACTTCGCCACGAGCGGCGAAATGCGGGTGTTCGGCCAGCAGCCCTATGAGAACACCAAAGTCCTGCAGCGCATGTGCTTCGTGCGCGAGAGCCAGAAGTATCCGGACGACGCGAAGCCGTCGCACGCTCTCGCCACCGCGCGACTGTTCTTCCCGAACTGGGACCAGCAGCTTGCGGAGCGGCTCGTCGACGACTTCCAGCTGCCCATGAAGCGCCGGATCAAGAAGCTCTCGCGCGGCCAGCTCTCGGCGGTGGGCGTGATCATCGGCCTCGCCTCCCGCGCCGAGATCACCTTCTTCGACGAGCCCTATCTCGGACTGGATGCCGTCGCTCGGCAGATCTTCTACGACCGGCTGCTCGAGGACTACACCGAGCACCCGCGCACCGTGATCCTCTCGAGCCACCTGATCGACGAGGTGGCGAACCTCATCGAGAAGGTGCTCGTGATCGACCGCGGCCGGATCATCATGGACGAAGACACGGATGCCGTCCGCGACCGCGCCGCGAACATCGTCGGCGACGCCGCCGCCGTCGACGCCTTCGTCGCCGGCCGCGAGGTCATCCACCGCGAGAGCCTCGGGCGCGTGGCATCCGTCACCGTCCTCGGTGCACTCACCGCCGCTGACCATGAACGGCTCGCGGCGGCGGGCCTCGAAGTCGCTCCGGTGTCGCTGCAGCAGCTCATCGTCCGCACCACCCAGCACGCCGCGGCGGCGGGCGTGGACGACCACGACCAAGCCACCGCGATCGACGAAGGGGCACTGTCATGA
- a CDS encoding GntR family transcriptional regulator: MIEEGRALFLQIAESVEDSIIERSLPEEGQAPSTNELAAFYRINPATAAKGVNMLVDKGVLYKRRGIGMFVAPGARDLLLEERRTVFADRFVDPLLAEARKLGLGPDDLTRLIRDRAATAPIATPTEGAER, encoded by the coding sequence GTGATCGAAGAAGGCAGAGCGCTCTTCCTGCAGATCGCCGAGAGCGTCGAGGACTCCATCATCGAACGGAGCCTGCCCGAAGAGGGCCAGGCGCCGTCGACGAACGAGCTCGCTGCCTTCTACCGGATCAACCCCGCCACCGCTGCCAAGGGAGTCAACATGCTCGTCGACAAGGGGGTGCTCTACAAGCGGCGCGGCATCGGCATGTTCGTCGCCCCTGGCGCCCGTGACCTGCTGCTGGAAGAGCGCCGCACGGTGTTCGCCGACCGCTTCGTCGACCCACTCCTCGCCGAGGCACGCAAGCTCGGGCTGGGGCCGGATGACCTCACCCGCCTCATCCGCGATCGCGCCGCCACGGCGCCGATCGCCACCCCCACGGAAGGAGCCGAGCGATGA
- a CDS encoding patatin-like phospholipase family protein codes for MDSPVAFVLGGGGIRGAVEIGMIQALLEAGIRPDVVAGTSIGAINGALVAADPTPTVVDTLMRAWTSPEATAVYGDSLGAQAWRLIKTQTHLNSPAPLQRILERSLGVDARFEDLAVPLRVVAANIERAAEHVFDSGPLIPAVLASASVPGLLPATRIGDEHFIDGGVVNSIPIDQALAAGARTVFVLQVGRVETPLEAPTSAVGAARVAFEIARRHRFARDLATLPDGVVLHVLPSGGALEGDDSLMAFRRIETVHRRIDQAYVAGKGFLRDHGLVGYSTSTGPAGTETGSR; via the coding sequence ATGGACTCTCCCGTAGCGTTCGTCCTCGGCGGCGGAGGAATCCGCGGTGCGGTGGAGATCGGGATGATCCAAGCGCTCTTGGAGGCCGGCATCCGGCCGGATGTCGTCGCCGGCACATCGATCGGCGCGATCAACGGCGCGCTGGTCGCCGCCGATCCCACACCGACCGTCGTCGACACGCTGATGCGCGCCTGGACCTCGCCAGAGGCGACCGCCGTGTACGGCGACTCGCTGGGCGCACAGGCATGGCGACTCATCAAGACCCAGACGCACCTCAACTCGCCCGCGCCGCTTCAGCGCATCCTCGAGCGCTCCCTCGGAGTTGACGCGCGGTTCGAGGACCTCGCCGTGCCGCTCCGCGTCGTGGCCGCGAACATCGAGCGGGCGGCCGAGCACGTGTTCGACTCCGGTCCGCTCATCCCGGCTGTGCTGGCCTCGGCCTCGGTGCCTGGGCTGCTGCCGGCCACCCGCATCGGAGACGAGCACTTCATCGACGGCGGCGTGGTCAATTCCATCCCGATCGATCAAGCGCTCGCGGCCGGCGCCCGCACCGTCTTCGTGCTGCAGGTGGGGCGGGTCGAGACGCCGCTCGAGGCGCCGACGTCGGCGGTCGGCGCGGCCCGCGTCGCGTTCGAGATCGCCAGACGTCATCGGTTCGCGCGTGACCTGGCGACGCTGCCCGACGGCGTCGTGCTGCATGTGCTGCCGAGCGGCGGCGCGCTCGAGGGGGACGACTCGCTCATGGCGTTCCGGCGCATCGAGACGGTGCATCGCCGGATCGATCAGGCCTACGTCGCCGGCAAAGGGTTCCTGCGAGACCACGGACTCGTCGGCTACAGCACCTCGACCGGTCCGGCGGGCACGGAAACTGGCTCCCGCTGA
- a CDS encoding 1-acyl-sn-glycerol-3-phosphate acyltransferase, with translation MRRLVIAPIVVVLGIVALVATPLAFLIFLALIALVPRHIRALRVVWLAFVYLVWDAAVLVALFLLWIASGFGWKLRAPAFRRAHYGLAGLALRVLFWVFGSSLRLKIETAQADAREEAYASVASVFSTGIPLIVASRHAGPGDSFILIHVLLNAAHRMPRIVLAQKLQWDAAIDAMLSRIPSRFIAPAGFGPGKTGGGSAVEAEIGDLARGMAADDALVIFPEGGNFTTRRRRSRIDRLRGAGREEMAERAEALTHVMAPHPGGVHAALCASDSDVVFVAHTGLERLVTLGDIWQALPMDKRITMRAWRVPRAEVPEGLDAQAAWLFDWFARIDRWIEAHSDPEPGNPHTTG, from the coding sequence GTGAGACGCCTCGTCATCGCGCCGATCGTGGTCGTGCTCGGCATCGTCGCGCTGGTCGCGACACCGCTCGCGTTCCTCATCTTCCTCGCGCTCATCGCGCTGGTGCCCCGTCACATCCGCGCGCTCCGGGTGGTCTGGCTCGCTTTCGTCTACCTGGTGTGGGATGCCGCGGTGCTCGTCGCGCTGTTCCTGCTGTGGATCGCATCGGGGTTCGGGTGGAAGCTGCGCGCGCCCGCGTTCCGGCGCGCTCACTACGGTCTCGCCGGACTGGCGCTACGGGTGCTGTTCTGGGTGTTCGGCTCGTCGCTGCGCCTCAAGATCGAGACTGCGCAGGCGGATGCCCGTGAAGAGGCCTATGCGTCGGTGGCGAGTGTCTTCTCCACCGGGATACCGCTCATCGTGGCGAGCCGTCACGCGGGTCCCGGGGACTCGTTCATCCTGATCCACGTGCTGCTCAACGCGGCGCATCGGATGCCCCGCATCGTGCTCGCGCAGAAGCTCCAGTGGGATGCCGCCATCGACGCGATGCTGAGCCGCATCCCTTCGCGCTTCATCGCGCCTGCAGGCTTCGGGCCCGGCAAGACGGGCGGTGGATCGGCGGTCGAGGCCGAGATCGGCGACCTCGCCCGGGGGATGGCCGCAGACGACGCGCTCGTGATCTTCCCCGAGGGAGGCAACTTCACGACCCGCCGGCGGCGGAGCCGCATCGATCGGCTGCGGGGCGCGGGGCGCGAGGAGATGGCCGAGCGCGCCGAAGCGCTCACTCACGTCATGGCGCCGCATCCCGGCGGTGTGCATGCCGCCCTGTGCGCGAGCGACTCGGACGTCGTCTTCGTCGCCCACACCGGGCTCGAGCGGCTCGTCACGCTCGGCGACATCTGGCAGGCGCTGCCCATGGACAAGCGCATCACGATGCGCGCATGGCGCGTTCCGCGGGCCGAGGTCCCCGAGGGCCTCGACGCACAGGCGGCATGGCTGTTCGACTGGTTCGCGCGCATCGACAGGTGGATCGAGGCGCATTCCGATCCTGAGCCGGGGAACCCTCACACAACGGGCTGA